A window of Gasterosteus aculeatus chromosome 9, fGasAcu3.hap1.1, whole genome shotgun sequence contains these coding sequences:
- the erp27 gene encoding endoplasmic reticulum resident protein 27 yields MLIALFFSLLVSSVVAAEKDSVLPRLTDTKAAEAFIDSAEVVVIGFLEGEESPGYQQLVSAAGRVHSVPVAVCTQKEVWSHYALSSDTIALFRKADNHQENLVIATTKKLEADGLVNFISVNEVRYITEYDQVTAVGLFNSQVKTHLLLFANKGSDGYSELKGALGAVAPDFTDKFLFVLVNGAAKSNSRALDYFGLKSQHLPRVGIYDGDSDTKWLLPAGEISTERVRHFCLSFLRGELKEAKQTEAEAKTEL; encoded by the exons ATGCTGATcgctctgtttttctccctcctggTGTCTTCTGTCGTTGCCGCAGAGAAAG ACAGTGTCCTTCCCAGACTGACCGACACCAAAGCCGCCGAGGCCTTCATCGACTCTGCTGAAGTGGTGGTCATCGGATTCCTGGAG GGAGAGGAGAGTCCCGGCTATCAGCAACTTGTTTCAGCTGCAGGCCGCGTCCACTCCGTCCCTGTGGCCGTCTGCACGCAGAAAGAGGTGTGGAGCCACTACGCTCTCTCCTCTGACACCATCGCTCTTTTCAGAAAG GCAGACAACCACCAGGAGAACCTCGTTATTGCCACAACCAAAAAGTTAGAAGCCGACGGCCTCGTGAACTTCATCAGCGTCAATGAGGTTCGATACATCACAGAGTACGATCAAGTG acCGCCGTGGGCCTGTTCAATTCCCAGGTGAAgacacacctgctgctctttGCCAACAAAGGCAGTGACGGATACAGTGAGCTGAAGGGGGCCCTGGGGGCCGTGGCCCCTGACTTCACTGACAAG TTCTTGTTTGTGCTGGTCAACGGAGCCGCCAAGTCCAACTCTCGGGCACTGGACTACTTCGGCCTCAAGTCCCAGCACCTCCCTCGAGTCGGTATTTACGATGGCGACTCGGACACAAAGTGGCTCCTGCCCGCTGGGGAGATCTCCACGGAGCGAGTGCGACACTTCTGCCTGTCCTTCTTACGGGGGGAACTGAAG GAGGCGAAGCAGACGGAAGCCGAGGCCAAAACAGAGCTCTAG
- the LOC120825881 gene encoding retinal cone rhodopsin-sensitive cGMP 3',5'-cyclic phosphodiesterase subunit gamma has translation MADVAVPADRKAPPKFKQRTARTFKSKAPKPGQKGFGDDIPGMEGLGTDITVVCPWEAFGDMELSDLAKYGIV, from the exons ATGGCAGACGTTGCAGTTCCCGCCGACAGGAAGGCTCCTCCCAAGTTCAAGCAGAGGACCGCTCGTACTTTCAAGAGCAAGGCGCCCAAACCCGGCCAGAAGGG GTTCGGAGACGACATCCCCGGCATGGAGGGCCTGGGCACGGACATCACCGTGGTCTGTCCCTGGGAGGCCTTCGGGGACATGGAGCTCAGCGACCTGGCCAAATACGGAATTGTTTAG
- the LOC120825017 gene encoding LOW QUALITY PROTEIN: retinal cone rhodopsin-sensitive cGMP 3',5'-cyclic phosphodiesterase subunit gamma (The sequence of the model RefSeq protein was modified relative to this genomic sequence to represent the inferred CDS: deleted 1 base in 1 codon) translates to MGLATWRTLKGTVGQREKTSENQAEIIRQHQKNTLGLQQKKTKMSDEAAGNLAEKKAAPKFKQRAMRTFKSKAPKPGQKGFGDDIPGMEGLGTDITVVCPWEAFGDMELSDLAKYGIV, encoded by the exons ATGGGATTAGCCACCTGGAGGACTTTA AAAGGGACAgtcggacagagagagaaaaccagTGAGAACCAAGCCGAGATCATCAGACAGCATCAGAAAAACACTTTGGGACTCCAACAGAAG AAAACTAAAATGTCAGACGAAGCTGCTGGAAACCTTGCGGAGAAGAAGGCTGCCCCCAAGTTCAAGCAGAGGGCCATGCGCACCTTCAAGAGCAAGGCGCCTAAACCCGGCCAGAAGGG GTTCGGAGACGACATCCCCGGCATGGAGGGCCTGGGCACGGACATCACCGTGGTCTGTCCCTGGGAGGCCTTCGGGGACATGGAGCTCAGCGACCTGGCCAAATACGGAATTGTTTAG
- the rbfox2 gene encoding RNA binding protein fox-1 homolog 2 isoform X7, producing MMGLYYPAVLSGSQDSAGGQEGLVPPPFSAFPPPPPPPPQNGLALDYGGGLYAAGAVQGPVEAGGPANSVANVANSLGVQSDGSSQIDGPSVVGSAGGGGSVGDDSDAKGTPKRLHVSNIPFRFRDPDLRQMFGQYGKILDVEIIFNERGSKGFGFVTFETSADAERAREKLHGTLVEGRKIEVNNATARVMTNKKMTIPYSNGEGLAALPYAGWKLSPMVGAMYSPELYTGTSADLSQLLCLSVPGFPYPAAAAAAAAASTAASFRGAHLRGRARPVYSAVRAAVPQPAIPTYPGVMAYQDGFYGAADLYGGYAAYRYAQPTAVATPAAAAAAAAAYSDSYGRVYTADPYHAALAPAAYGVGAMATLYRGGYSRFAPY from the exons GGCTCCCAGGATAGTGCCGGCGGTCAGGAGGGACTCGTGCCTCCACCTTTCTCCGCATtcccgccgccgccacctccaccCCCGCAGAACGGCCTGGCCTTGGATTATGGCGGGGGGCTGTACGCGGCGGGGGCCGTCCAAGGGCCCGTGGAAGCCGGCGGGCCGGCGAACAGCGTCGCAAACGTCGCCAACAGCCTCGGTGTCCAA TCCGACGGCTCCTCTCAGATCGACGGCCCGTCAGTGGTCGGctcagcaggagggggagggagcgtCGGCGATGACTCCGATGCCAAGGGGACCCCCAAGCGCCTCCACGTCTCCAACATCCCCTTCCGCTTTCGGGACCCCGACCTACGGCAGATGTTTGGG caATATGGCAAAATCCTCGACGTGGAGATCATTTTCAACGAGAGGGGGTCCAAG GGCTTCGGTTTCGTAACATTCGAGACGAGCGCGGATGCGGAGCGGGCCAGAGAGAAGCTTCACGGCACGTTGGTGGAGGGACGTAAAATCGAG GTGAACAACGCCACAGCTAGAGTGATGACCAACAAGAAGATGACCATCCCTTACTCCAACGGGGAGGGCCTCGCGGCGCTGCCATACG CCGGCTGGAAGTTGAGTCCCATGGTGGGAGCCATGTACAGCCCTGAACTCTACACAG GCACTTCAGCCGATCTGTCCCAActcctctgtctctcagtgCCGGGGTTTCCgtacccagcagcagcagcggcggcggcggctgcctccaccgccgcctcctTCCGAGGAGCCCACTTGCGGGGTCGAGCCCGCCCCGTCTACAGCGCCGTCAGGGCCGCTGTGCCGCAACCCGCCATCCCTACCTACCCGGG tgtgATGGCCTATCAGGATGGCTTTTACGGTGCAGCTGATCTCTAT GGCGGCTATGCAGCGTACCGCTACGCCCAGCCCACCGCGGTAGCGACTCCcgcggcagcggcagccgcgGCGGCAGCTTACAGTGACAG CTATGGACGAGTTTACACGGCAGACCCGTACCACGCCGCGCTCGCCCCCGCCGCCTACGGCGTTGGAGCCATG GCCACACTGTACAGGGGAGGCTACAGTAGATTTGCCCCTTATTAA
- the rbfox2 gene encoding RNA binding protein fox-1 homolog 2 isoform X8: protein MMGLYYPAVLSGSQDSAGGQEGLVPPPFSAFPPPPPPPPQNGLALDYGGGLYAAGAVQGPVEAGGPANSVANVANSLGVQSDGSSQIDGPSVVGSAGGGGSVGDDSDAKGTPKRLHVSNIPFRFRDPDLRQMFGQYGKILDVEIIFNERGSKGFGFVTFETSADAERAREKLHGTLVEGRKIEVNNATARVMTNKKMTIPYSNGEGLAALPYAGWKLSPMVGAMYSPELYTVPGFPYPAAAAAAAAASTAASFRGAHLRGRARPVYSAVRAAVPQPAIPTYPGVMAYQDGFYGAADLYGGYAAYRYAQPTAVATPAAAAAAAAAYSDSYGRVYTADPYHAALAPAAYGVGAMATLYRGGYSRFAPY from the exons GGCTCCCAGGATAGTGCCGGCGGTCAGGAGGGACTCGTGCCTCCACCTTTCTCCGCATtcccgccgccgccacctccaccCCCGCAGAACGGCCTGGCCTTGGATTATGGCGGGGGGCTGTACGCGGCGGGGGCCGTCCAAGGGCCCGTGGAAGCCGGCGGGCCGGCGAACAGCGTCGCAAACGTCGCCAACAGCCTCGGTGTCCAA TCCGACGGCTCCTCTCAGATCGACGGCCCGTCAGTGGTCGGctcagcaggagggggagggagcgtCGGCGATGACTCCGATGCCAAGGGGACCCCCAAGCGCCTCCACGTCTCCAACATCCCCTTCCGCTTTCGGGACCCCGACCTACGGCAGATGTTTGGG caATATGGCAAAATCCTCGACGTGGAGATCATTTTCAACGAGAGGGGGTCCAAG GGCTTCGGTTTCGTAACATTCGAGACGAGCGCGGATGCGGAGCGGGCCAGAGAGAAGCTTCACGGCACGTTGGTGGAGGGACGTAAAATCGAG GTGAACAACGCCACAGCTAGAGTGATGACCAACAAGAAGATGACCATCCCTTACTCCAACGGGGAGGGCCTCGCGGCGCTGCCATACG CCGGCTGGAAGTTGAGTCCCATGGTGGGAGCCATGTACAGCCCTGAACTCTACACAG tgCCGGGGTTTCCgtacccagcagcagcagcggcggcggcggctgcctccaccgccgcctcctTCCGAGGAGCCCACTTGCGGGGTCGAGCCCGCCCCGTCTACAGCGCCGTCAGGGCCGCTGTGCCGCAACCCGCCATCCCTACCTACCCGGG tgtgATGGCCTATCAGGATGGCTTTTACGGTGCAGCTGATCTCTAT GGCGGCTATGCAGCGTACCGCTACGCCCAGCCCACCGCGGTAGCGACTCCcgcggcagcggcagccgcgGCGGCAGCTTACAGTGACAG CTATGGACGAGTTTACACGGCAGACCCGTACCACGCCGCGCTCGCCCCCGCCGCCTACGGCGTTGGAGCCATG GCCACACTGTACAGGGGAGGCTACAGTAGATTTGCCCCTTATTAA